A genome region from Balneolaceae bacterium includes the following:
- the flgG gene encoding flagellar basal-body rod protein FlgG — protein MPTRALSIAALGMSAQQKMVDNIANNLANVNTTSFKKSDIAFQDLFYQNIATSKRGSGGQGEEGPQLQLGHGSKPVATVRNFSQGAMQETGGSTDLAINGAGFFQVRKSDGSIAYTRDGNFSMNSEGRLITQSGLTLADDIDIPEDTVGLSISQDGLVTARLAGDQGQIELGQIELAKFVNPGGLSAEGDNLYQETAQSGTPFYGTPGMDGFGSLQQGFLEQSNVEIVTEMVNLIQAQRAYETNSKMVQTAEDMMAMTNSIKR, from the coding sequence ATGCCAACACGCGCACTCAGTATCGCAGCGCTCGGGATGAGCGCCCAGCAGAAGATGGTGGATAACATCGCCAACAACCTGGCCAACGTGAATACCACCTCCTTCAAGAAGAGCGACATCGCCTTCCAGGATCTCTTTTATCAGAACATTGCCACCTCCAAGCGTGGATCCGGCGGCCAGGGCGAGGAGGGTCCGCAGCTTCAGCTGGGACACGGTTCCAAGCCCGTAGCCACCGTTCGTAACTTTTCGCAGGGTGCCATGCAGGAGACGGGCGGTTCCACGGATCTGGCCATCAACGGCGCCGGATTCTTCCAGGTGCGCAAGTCCGACGGTTCCATCGCCTACACGCGTGACGGTAATTTTTCCATGAATTCCGAAGGGCGCCTCATCACCCAGTCGGGCCTGACCCTGGCCGACGACATTGACATTCCCGAAGACACCGTCGGCCTGTCGATCTCCCAGGACGGCCTGGTTACCGCCAGGCTTGCCGGCGACCAGGGCCAGATCGAGCTGGGCCAGATCGAACTGGCCAAGTTTGTCAATCCCGGGGGACTCAGCGCCGAGGGCGACAACCTCTACCAGGAGACCGCCCAGTCGGGGACGCCCTTCTACGGCACGCCCGGCATGGACGGCTTCGGCAGCCTGCAGCAGGGTTTCCTGGAGCAGTCCAATGTGGAGATTGTGACCGAGATGGTCAACCTCATACAGGCGCAGCGCGCCTACGAAACCAATTCCAAGATGGTGCAGACGGCCGAAGACATGATGGCCATGACCAACTCCATCAAACGATAA
- the flgN gene encoding flagellar export chaperone FlgN: MQQPRNQRIKELKHTLERLIEGYREATGLINDQMQAVIYSDLVLLNELIPRQVRRYEELQGLEQQFKEQLGRLFEEGRPAGKRTLTGLMESLEGPTGELDRLRAELTGQVEKSRNLRTQLTELLQFARNHNADRFRLITDLGEDRAGTYDASGKRRNSSTGGVAVNKKA; the protein is encoded by the coding sequence ATGCAACAACCGCGAAATCAACGCATAAAGGAACTAAAGCACACCCTGGAGCGCCTCATCGAGGGCTACCGCGAGGCTACGGGACTGATCAACGACCAGATGCAGGCAGTGATTTACAGTGACCTGGTGCTGCTCAACGAACTCATTCCCCGCCAGGTGAGACGCTACGAGGAGCTGCAGGGACTCGAGCAGCAGTTCAAGGAGCAGCTCGGCCGCCTCTTCGAGGAGGGCCGGCCCGCCGGAAAACGAACCCTCACCGGCCTTATGGAGAGCCTGGAAGGGCCCACCGGGGAACTCGATCGCCTGCGCGCCGAACTTACCGGACAGGTGGAGAAGAGCCGGAACCTGCGCACCCAGCTCACCGAGTTGCTGCAGTTCGCCCGCAATCACAACGCTGACCGCTTCCGGCTGATCACCGACCTGGGCGAGGACCGCGCGGGCACCTATGACGCCTCCGGCAAGAGAAGGAATTCCTCCACCGGCGGCGTAGCCGTTAACAAGAAGGCCTGA
- the flhB gene encoding flagellar biosynthesis protein FlhB, whose product MSQHDDQEKTEEPTQHKLKKAREEGNVSQSTEIASVLLMVIATVVIIYAGGWMYARLESMFEIFFLGSGQAFDNQENAIQFLKIAGWYGMEILAPVTVALFVMAIVSHVAQTGVVFATKVMEPKASRISPKKGFEKIFSMRGVVEMIKGFSKIFLVGIIIYFTLRTEIENITSFLILPLGEIISQSGKYILLIVTRILAALIVLSIMDAAYARYQHRKELRMTKQEVKDEFKQMEGDPHMKSKRKEKALSLAQRKRLDHAVLSSEVVVTNPTHYAVALAYDPEVNDAPLIRAKGMRKRALKIREYADQYDIPIIENPPVARALYASAEEDQFVPPELYKAVAEILAYVYRIKQKEKLY is encoded by the coding sequence ATGTCGCAACACGACGATCAGGAAAAAACAGAAGAGCCGACGCAGCACAAGCTGAAGAAGGCCCGCGAGGAAGGCAACGTGTCGCAGAGCACGGAAATCGCCTCGGTGCTGCTCATGGTTATCGCCACCGTGGTCATCATCTACGCCGGTGGATGGATGTATGCGCGACTGGAATCGATGTTTGAGATCTTCTTCCTGGGTTCCGGGCAGGCCTTCGACAATCAGGAGAACGCCATACAGTTCCTGAAGATCGCCGGCTGGTACGGCATGGAGATCCTGGCACCGGTCACCGTCGCCCTCTTTGTAATGGCCATTGTATCCCACGTGGCGCAGACCGGGGTGGTCTTCGCCACCAAGGTGATGGAGCCCAAGGCCAGTCGCATCAGCCCCAAGAAAGGCTTCGAGAAAATCTTCTCCATGCGCGGGGTGGTGGAGATGATCAAGGGCTTCAGCAAGATCTTTCTTGTAGGCATAATCATTTACTTCACCCTGCGGACGGAAATCGAAAATATCACCTCCTTTCTGATCCTCCCGCTGGGGGAAATCATTTCCCAATCCGGAAAATATATCCTGCTCATCGTCACCCGCATCCTGGCTGCGCTCATTGTCCTTTCCATTATGGACGCGGCCTACGCGCGCTACCAGCACCGCAAGGAGCTGCGCATGACCAAGCAGGAGGTGAAGGACGAATTCAAGCAGATGGAAGGGGACCCCCACATGAAGAGCAAGCGCAAGGAAAAGGCCCTCAGCCTTGCCCAGCGCAAGCGTCTGGACCATGCAGTGCTCTCTTCGGAGGTGGTCGTAACCAACCCCACGCACTACGCGGTGGCCCTGGCCTACGACCCCGAGGTAAACGACGCACCCCTTATCCGGGCCAAGGGCATGCGCAAGCGCGCCCTTAAAATCCGGGAGTATGCCGACCAATACGACATTCCCATCATTGAGAATCCTCCTGTGGCACGGGCTTTGTACGCTTCTGCAGAGGAGGACCAGTTCGTTCCCCCGGAGCTTTACAAGGCGGTGGCCGAAATTCTGGCCTACGTCTACCGGATCAAACAGAAAGAGAAACTGTACTGA
- the flgK gene encoding flagellar hook-associated protein FlgK, giving the protein MDILEIAKNGLLSSQKASGVVSHNIANANTPGYTRQRAELSEQIHRQGGFTLGRGVTIAQVKRLRNNLIDEQIMMKEHELGDLNERNRIYQQIESVMVTSTGDGLDVGITDFFNSFSELSNNPQDINLRHNVISKSRTLISKFKDMGSDLKDIDEQTLAAARNRVDKVNSLLGQLADINADIARAEATGTARPEQQGPAAGAAENPLLPDHRGGTLSG; this is encoded by the coding sequence ATGGATATTTTAGAAATTGCGAAAAACGGCCTCCTGAGCTCACAGAAAGCTTCAGGCGTCGTTTCTCACAATATTGCCAATGCTAACACCCCCGGCTATACCCGCCAGCGTGCTGAGTTGTCAGAGCAGATCCACCGCCAAGGTGGTTTCACGCTGGGCCGGGGTGTTACCATTGCGCAAGTCAAGCGCCTGCGCAACAACCTCATCGATGAGCAGATCATGATGAAGGAGCATGAGCTGGGCGACCTGAACGAACGCAACCGCATCTACCAGCAGATCGAGAGCGTGATGGTGACCAGCACCGGCGACGGACTCGACGTGGGCATTACCGATTTCTTCAATTCCTTTTCCGAACTCTCCAACAACCCGCAGGATATCAACCTGCGCCACAACGTCATTTCCAAGTCCCGCACCCTCATCAGCAAGTTCAAGGACATGGGGTCCGACCTGAAGGACATCGACGAGCAGACCCTGGCTGCCGCCCGCAACCGGGTGGACAAGGTGAACTCCCTGCTTGGGCAGCTCGCCGACATCAACGCCGACATCGCCCGTGCGGAAGCCACCGGGACAGCCCGACCTGAACAGCAAGGACCGGCAGCTGGAGCTGCTGAAAACCCTCTCCTCCCAGATCACCGTGGAGGCACGCTATCAGGATGA
- a CDS encoding flagellar hook-basal body protein has translation MIDRFRHSMQALQILMRAQEVTANNLANINTPGFKGDKLFYRAFQEEMNGRQVSSVQPGQTISMAQGAFEETGNPFDFAIEGEGFFAVEQDGNRFYTRNGRFGLDREGFLVDDNGARVMGESGPIQLPGLMQSGRIRSDVEVELDQDGTLRVNGERRDKLMIMQAGDLTQLERRSSAYLQAPEGVEMTPDGESSVVQGFYESGNVDPLQELVSMTQNMRLFESQQRAMRTTDEMLSQSTTRLGRF, from the coding sequence ATGATCGACCGATTCCGACATTCCATGCAGGCCCTGCAGATCCTCATGCGCGCCCAGGAGGTGACTGCCAACAACCTGGCCAACATCAATACGCCGGGATTCAAGGGCGACAAGCTCTTCTACCGCGCATTTCAGGAGGAGATGAACGGGCGGCAGGTCTCCTCGGTACAGCCGGGGCAGACCATAAGCATGGCCCAGGGCGCTTTCGAGGAGACCGGCAATCCCTTCGATTTCGCTATCGAGGGTGAGGGTTTCTTCGCCGTGGAACAGGACGGCAACCGCTTTTATACGCGCAACGGACGCTTCGGCCTCGACCGCGAGGGTTTCCTGGTGGACGACAACGGCGCGCGTGTCATGGGCGAATCGGGTCCCATCCAGCTTCCGGGCCTCATGCAGTCGGGACGCATTCGTTCCGACGTGGAGGTGGAGCTTGACCAGGACGGCACCCTGCGCGTGAACGGCGAGCGCCGGGACAAGCTGATGATCATGCAGGCCGGAGACCTGACCCAGCTGGAACGGCGAAGCAGCGCCTACCTGCAGGCCCCCGAGGGGGTGGAGATGACCCCCGACGGGGAGAGCAGCGTGGTGCAGGGCTTCTACGAGTCCGGCAACGTCGACCCCCTGCAGGAGCTGGTCAGCATGACGCAAAACATGCGCCTTTTTGAATCACAACAGCGGGCCATGAGGACCACCGATGAGATGCTTTCCCAGAGCACGACCCGACTGGGACGCTTCTGA
- a CDS encoding flagellar basal body rod C-terminal domain-containing protein, protein MMTEPGIRINELENRITSRESARQLLVNQQESQSGVNIDEELSDLIKYQNAYQASARVLNEGQKMYDTLLSIL, encoded by the coding sequence ATGATGACCGAACCCGGCATCCGCATCAACGAACTCGAGAACCGTATCACCTCGCGCGAATCGGCCCGGCAACTGCTGGTCAACCAGCAGGAGAGCCAGTCGGGCGTCAACATCGACGAGGAGCTGAGCGATCTGATCAAATACCAGAACGCCTACCAGGCTTCCGCACGCGTACTCAACGAGGGGCAGAAGATGTACGACACCCTGCTTTCCATACTCTAA
- a CDS encoding flagellar basal body P-ring protein FlgI, translating to MKRSLILILIIASAAALAPRAEAQTRLSDLVQIDQAKRTELIGYGLVAGLDRSGDRTFSGRGSAFTVQSIASMLDKFGITVDADRLRTRNVAAVMVTAEITPYHSPGSEIDIRVSSLGSASSLSGGVLLQTPLMNPQNNQVYAYAQGPLVLGGINAEVPGARVARNQSLTATIPSGGSVVQNEVYTPDRGEPLGLILREPSYANATRTAEAINEQFESEIASVANAGKVSVSWPDGFETTGDLSFFTNTVLGLQIEVQTPARVVLNERTGTIVAGGDVVIGEVMISHGNIQIQTQVTPFVSQPPPLSGGETVQGEVTAVGITEESARNLVLQPDTRVTELATSLTNLGFSPKDIISIFQALDKAGALKGQLIVM from the coding sequence ATGAAACGAAGCCTGATACTCATACTGATCATCGCCTCGGCCGCGGCCCTGGCGCCACGCGCAGAGGCGCAGACCCGTCTCTCCGACCTGGTGCAGATCGACCAGGCCAAGCGCACCGAACTCATAGGCTATGGCCTGGTGGCCGGCCTGGACCGCAGCGGCGACCGCACTTTTTCCGGGCGCGGCTCGGCCTTCACCGTACAGTCCATTGCCAGCATGCTCGACAAGTTTGGCATTACCGTCGACGCCGACCGGCTGCGTACCCGTAACGTGGCGGCCGTCATGGTGACCGCCGAGATCACCCCCTACCATTCTCCGGGCAGCGAGATTGACATACGCGTCTCCTCCCTGGGCAGTGCCAGCAGCCTGAGCGGTGGGGTGCTGCTGCAGACCCCCCTGATGAATCCCCAGAACAATCAGGTCTACGCCTATGCGCAGGGACCCCTGGTGCTGGGCGGCATCAATGCCGAAGTACCCGGTGCCCGCGTGGCCCGCAACCAGTCGCTTACCGCCACCATTCCCTCCGGCGGTTCCGTGGTGCAGAACGAAGTCTACACCCCCGACCGCGGGGAGCCGCTGGGACTCATCCTGCGCGAGCCCAGCTACGCCAACGCCACCCGCACGGCCGAAGCCATCAACGAGCAGTTCGAGAGCGAGATCGCCTCGGTGGCCAATGCCGGCAAGGTGAGCGTCAGCTGGCCCGACGGATTCGAAACCACCGGCGACCTGAGTTTCTTTACCAATACTGTGCTGGGGCTGCAGATCGAGGTGCAAACGCCTGCCCGCGTCGTACTCAACGAACGCACCGGCACCATCGTTGCCGGGGGCGATGTGGTCATAGGCGAAGTGATGATCTCCCACGGCAACATCCAGATTCAGACCCAGGTCACCCCCTTCGTCTCACAGCCTCCTCCCCTCAGCGGCGGGGAGACCGTGCAGGGCGAGGTGACCGCCGTGGGCATCACCGAGGAATCCGCCCGCAATCTGGTGCTGCAGCCCGACACGCGGGTCACTGAACTGGCTACCTCGCTGACTAACCTGGGCTTCTCGCCCAAGGACATTATCTCCATCTTTCAGGCGCTTGATAAAGCGGGCGCCCTGAAGGGTCAACTCATCGTCATGTAG
- the flgA gene encoding flagellar basal body P-ring formation chaperone FlgA: MNSLTLNTGILALLAAALLASAPTAAAQQPVKEKLERMAAQRVAKSCHGCEIAAETRWMPNILARADSSRIRELRLPASELSRGYLTGEVTWERGGETQTSSVQLHIGVTASVPVATRRIGEGETLERGDYEMRRRDITRLRQLPAVSDSLLDRQASRMIGESDVILRTDINRPASVTPGDPVSLHYRGEGMAITIATTAREAKAPGEKIRLFSRETGKTYIAILINANEAEWERTL, translated from the coding sequence ATGAATTCGCTGACCCTGAATACCGGCATACTGGCTCTCCTCGCGGCGGCCCTCCTGGCCTCCGCTCCCACGGCGGCGGCGCAGCAGCCTGTCAAGGAGAAGCTGGAGCGCATGGCCGCCCAGCGGGTGGCCAAAAGCTGTCACGGCTGCGAGATTGCAGCCGAAACGCGCTGGATGCCTAATATTCTTGCCCGGGCCGACAGCTCCCGTATTCGGGAGCTGCGGCTCCCGGCCTCCGAACTCAGCCGCGGCTACCTGACAGGCGAGGTGACCTGGGAGCGGGGCGGCGAAACACAGACCTCCTCCGTGCAGTTGCATATTGGCGTGACGGCATCCGTGCCGGTGGCCACGCGCCGCATCGGGGAGGGGGAGACCCTGGAAAGGGGAGATTACGAAATGCGTCGGCGTGATATTACCCGTCTCCGCCAGCTCCCTGCCGTCTCCGACAGCCTGCTGGACAGGCAGGCCTCCCGCATGATTGGGGAGAGTGACGTGATCCTGCGCACCGACATCAACCGGCCCGCCTCCGTGACGCCCGGCGATCCCGTCAGCCTGCACTACCGCGGGGAGGGCATGGCCATCACCATCGCCACCACCGCCCGGGAGGCCAAGGCCCCCGGGGAGAAGATCCGGCTCTTCAGCCGTGAGACCGGCAAGACCTACATCGCCATCCTGATCAATGCCAACGAAGCCGAATGGGAACGCACCTTATGA
- a CDS encoding flagellar basal body L-ring protein FlgH yields the protein MKATRLFLTILTPLLLCAAYAAQGQQRSLYSDLKAHQAGDVITVILTENISGSSNSDASAQSNTAGSASSSVSSNFVPFEPMFGADVTVDYNSDERITAQQQQLLQGTVSVRIERVEDNGDLFISGTRSTEINGELHSMELNGFVRPSDVSDANQVLSFRIANANIKYLKKGGIRETRNKLGIGRKIVWGVLGAVTGAAIILSQN from the coding sequence ATGAAAGCCACACGACTTTTTCTTACGATACTGACCCCCCTGCTGCTCTGCGCCGCATACGCGGCCCAGGGGCAGCAGCGCTCGCTCTATTCCGACCTCAAGGCGCACCAGGCGGGCGACGTGATTACCGTCATCCTCACCGAAAACATTTCGGGTTCCTCCAACTCCGACGCCTCCGCCCAGTCGAACACCGCCGGCTCGGCCTCCAGCAGCGTCTCCAGCAATTTTGTGCCCTTTGAGCCCATGTTCGGTGCCGATGTGACGGTGGACTACAACTCCGACGAGCGCATCACCGCCCAGCAGCAGCAGCTGCTGCAGGGCACCGTCAGCGTGCGCATCGAGAGGGTGGAGGACAACGGCGACCTTTTCATTTCGGGCACGCGAAGCACCGAGATCAACGGCGAGCTCCACAGCATGGAGCTGAACGGTTTTGTGCGTCCCTCCGACGTGAGCGACGCCAACCAGGTGCTCTCCTTCCGCATCGCCAACGCCAACATCAAATACCTGAAGAAGGGCGGCATACGGGAGACCCGCAACAAGCTGGGCATTGGACGCAAGATCGTCTGGGGCGTGCTCGGCGCGGTGACGGGCGCCGCCATCATCCTCTCACAGAACTGA